The Methylobacterium currus genome contains a region encoding:
- a CDS encoding LysR family transcriptional regulator, translated as MDLALALRAFQRTVDRGSMTAAARDLAVSQPAISKHLRNLEAHVGARLLERSARLVRPTPQGQRLYAACQPAIAAIDAALEDVRAEGAQVEGRLRLHAPSCIGVRHLHPIVADFQAQHPRVTVDLVLEERVVDLVHEDYDLALRYGRPEGQDLVIRRLGWSRRILVAAPAYLARAGAIDTPERLAASDVVMIASAAVSRTALALQHGGRTIDVPVRPVLRTNSAEVLVSALRDGRGVGPAQRLLVAEDLAAGRLARVLPDYALRSTEAFLVFPSARHMRPAVRAFTDFAVPRIRAVDGISPTA; from the coding sequence ATGGACCTGGCTCTCGCCCTGCGCGCCTTCCAACGCACGGTCGACCGCGGCTCGATGACCGCCGCGGCGCGCGATCTCGCCGTGTCGCAACCCGCGATCAGCAAGCATCTGCGCAATCTCGAGGCCCATGTCGGCGCGCGCCTCCTGGAGCGCTCCGCGCGCCTCGTGCGGCCGACCCCGCAGGGCCAGCGGCTCTACGCGGCGTGCCAGCCGGCGATCGCGGCGATCGATGCGGCCCTGGAGGACGTGCGCGCCGAAGGGGCCCAGGTCGAGGGCCGGCTGCGCCTGCACGCGCCGTCCTGCATCGGCGTCAGGCACCTGCATCCGATCGTGGCCGACTTCCAGGCGCAGCATCCCCGGGTCACGGTCGACCTCGTGCTGGAAGAACGGGTGGTGGACCTCGTCCACGAGGATTACGACCTCGCGCTGCGCTACGGACGACCGGAGGGACAGGACCTCGTCATCCGTCGGCTCGGCTGGTCGCGCCGCATCCTGGTCGCGGCGCCGGCCTACCTGGCGCGGGCGGGCGCGATCGACACGCCCGAGCGGCTCGCCGCGAGCGACGTCGTCATGATCGCCTCGGCGGCCGTGTCGCGCACCGCATTGGCGCTTCAGCACGGCGGTCGGACGATCGATGTCCCGGTCCGTCCGGTCCTGCGCACGAACAGCGCCGAGGTGCTGGTCTCCGCCTTGCGGGACGGGCGCGGCGTCGGACCGGCGCAGCGTCTGCTGGTCGCCGAGGATCTGGCCGCGGGCCGGCTCGCACGCGTGCTGCCCGACTACGCGCTCCGCTCGACGGAAGCCTTCCTGGTCTTTCCCTCGGCCCGCCACATGCGGCCGGCCGTGCGCGCCTTCACCGACTTCGCCGTGCCCCGCATCCGTGCCGTGGACGGGATCAGCCCGACCGCCTGA
- a CDS encoding L,D-transpeptidase, which produces MTLTRRSLLASTPLFLTGCLAHRALPPVSVGRPPVDPGTLAMYAALDDEPFPVPAVDLSEIDARFLRREVAYATPEPPGTIVVDPAARFTYLVREGGRAIRYGVGVGKVEAFNFRGDAVIARKAEWPRWTPTPAMIRREPERYGPVAGGLPGGPGNPLGPRALYLYRNGQDTLYRLHGTTEPGTIGTMVSSGCVRLLNQDIIDLYRRVPVGARAVVLPVS; this is translated from the coding sequence ATGACCCTGACCCGCCGCAGCCTCCTCGCGAGCACGCCCCTGTTCCTCACCGGTTGCCTCGCGCATCGGGCGCTTCCCCCGGTCTCCGTCGGGCGCCCGCCCGTCGATCCCGGCACCCTTGCGATGTACGCGGCGCTCGACGACGAACCGTTCCCCGTACCGGCCGTCGACCTCTCGGAGATCGACGCGCGCTTCCTGCGCCGGGAGGTCGCCTACGCGACGCCGGAGCCGCCCGGGACCATCGTGGTCGATCCGGCCGCCCGCTTCACCTACCTCGTGCGCGAGGGCGGGCGCGCCATCCGCTACGGGGTGGGGGTCGGCAAGGTGGAGGCCTTCAACTTTCGCGGCGACGCGGTCATCGCGCGCAAGGCCGAATGGCCGCGCTGGACGCCGACTCCCGCGATGATCCGGCGCGAGCCGGAGCGCTACGGCCCGGTCGCCGGCGGCCTGCCGGGCGGCCCGGGCAATCCCCTCGGTCCGCGGGCGCTCTACCTGTACCGGAACGGGCAGGACACGCTGTACCGGCTTCATGGCACGACGGAGCCGGGGACGATCGGCACGATGGTGTCGTCGGGCTGCGTCCGGCTGCTGAACCAGGACATCATCGACCTCTACCGCCGCGTCCCGGTCGGCGCGCGCGCCGTCGTCCTGCCCGTGTCATAG
- a CDS encoding cyclase family protein, with amino-acid sequence MKRHMNRHMNRLLGLALAAGCLAQPARADDLSLWSVYDQTLRAAKYIDLTHAFAPVQPVWPGFAGATFKPARAGRTLEGFAKEGDVFTYETHGFVATAYDLPTDQYGTQLDPPAHWNPRGATISDLPATYTLRPLAVIDISQRTARDEGYHLQVADVTAWEERHGRIPAGAVVMVRSDWSKRWAEAERFRQKPFPGVSLAALQFLHLERKILFHGHEPLDTDTTPNLEGEAWLMHNNFAQAEGVTNLDQVPEAGALVAIGFAKPLGGTGGYARYVAIAPASWPHGVSVDAVPGAPLPLQPAPLRRDADGVMRPAGP; translated from the coding sequence ATGAAGCGGCACATGAACCGGCACATGAATCGGCTCTTGGGACTGGCGCTGGCGGCGGGGTGCCTCGCTCAGCCGGCGAGGGCGGACGACCTCTCCCTCTGGTCGGTCTACGACCAGACGCTCCGCGCGGCGAAGTACATCGACCTCACCCACGCCTTCGCGCCGGTGCAGCCGGTCTGGCCGGGCTTTGCCGGAGCCACGTTCAAGCCGGCCCGGGCCGGCCGCACCCTGGAGGGCTTCGCCAAGGAAGGCGACGTCTTCACCTACGAGACCCACGGCTTCGTCGCCACCGCCTACGACCTGCCGACCGACCAGTACGGCACCCAGCTCGACCCGCCGGCGCACTGGAACCCGCGCGGCGCGACGATCAGCGACCTGCCGGCGACCTACACCCTGCGCCCGCTCGCGGTGATCGACATCTCGCAAAGGACCGCCCGCGACGAGGGCTATCACCTCCAGGTCGCCGACGTGACGGCCTGGGAGGAGAGGCACGGCCGCATCCCGGCCGGCGCCGTGGTGATGGTGCGCTCCGACTGGTCGAAGCGCTGGGCCGAGGCCGAGCGCTTCCGGCAGAAGCCGTTTCCGGGGGTGAGCCTCGCGGCCCTACAGTTCCTGCACCTGGAGCGCAAGATCCTGTTCCACGGCCACGAGCCCCTCGACACCGACACAACGCCGAACCTCGAGGGCGAGGCCTGGCTGATGCACAACAACTTCGCGCAAGCCGAGGGCGTGACCAACCTCGACCAGGTGCCGGAAGCCGGCGCCCTGGTCGCGATCGGGTTCGCCAAGCCGCTCGGCGGCACCGGCGGCTATGCCCGCTACGTCGCCATCGCGCCGGCGAGCTGGCCGCACGGCGTCAGCGTCGACGCGGTGCCGGGCGCGCCGCTGCCGCTGCAGCCCGCGCCCCTGCGGCGGGACGCGGACGGGGTGATGCGGCCGGCAGGGCCGTGA
- the arfB gene encoding alternative ribosome rescue aminoacyl-tRNA hydrolase ArfB codes for MGLECTPWITLDESELEESFVRASGPGGQNVNKVSSAVQLRFDVRRSPSLPNAVAIRLMKLAGRRLTADGVLVITAQTHRTQERNRAEARERLADLVREAAVPPTPRRPTRPTLASKKRRLEEKGRRGDVKKLRGGKPGMD; via the coding sequence GTGGGTCTCGAATGCACGCCCTGGATCACCCTCGACGAATCCGAGCTGGAGGAGAGCTTCGTGCGCGCCTCCGGCCCGGGGGGCCAGAACGTCAACAAGGTCTCGTCGGCGGTGCAGCTGCGCTTCGACGTGCGGCGCTCGCCCTCCCTGCCGAACGCCGTGGCGATCCGGCTGATGAAGCTCGCCGGGCGGCGGCTCACGGCGGACGGCGTGCTGGTCATCACCGCCCAGACCCACCGCACCCAGGAGCGCAACCGCGCCGAGGCGCGGGAGCGACTGGCCGACCTCGTCCGCGAGGCCGCCGTGCCCCCGACCCCGCGCCGCCCGACCCGCCCGACCCTGGCCTCGAAGAAGCGGCGGCTGGAAGAGAAGGGCCGGCGTGGCGACGTGAAGAAGCTGAGGGGCGGCAAGCCGGGGATGGATTGA